The Tripterygium wilfordii isolate XIE 37 chromosome 5, ASM1340144v1, whole genome shotgun sequence genome window below encodes:
- the LOC119998469 gene encoding putative pentatricopeptide repeat-containing protein At1g09680, translated as MAFIKLSRSHRSLSSSQLGFFHYSTWYSPPSPSQPFREDPILTTISQAITNTQSKPLNISLKKLLPSLTAIHVINLINHNPYSLSPHSLLAFFDFLSSHPTFRHTVQSYCAMIHFLVEHKMVPQARSMLAYLVSRKGKDSASSIVASLLETRVTHQSNNAVFDVLMEVYTDSGFIPDAIQCFRLVRKNICRIPYEGCRCLLDKMMKIRLPMVAWRFYLEILDCGYPPNVYNFNILMHRLCKEGSIMEAQMIFDEIGKRGLHPSVVSFNTLINGYCKQGILEEGFRLKGEMEEKRISPDVFTYSVLINGLCRESRLDDANKLFDEMCQTGLLPNNVTTTTLIDGRCKNGRIDLAMEIYHLMLKKGVRPDLIMYNTLINGLCKVGDLKEARKLVSEMSETGIKADKITYTTLIDGCCREGDVESAFELRKQMAKEGIELDDVAFTALISGLCRDGRVDSAEIILRDMLKAGLKPDDATYTMVMDGFCKKGDVKMGFKLLKEMQGDGHVPSVITYNVLMNGLCKQGQLKNAKMLLDAMLNLGVAPDDITYNILLEGQCKHGNAEDIDKLRSEKGLVADYASYTSLVSGLSKSSRKHQKR; from the coding sequence ATGGCCTTCATCAAACTCTCGAGAAGCCATCGCTCCCTCTCTTCTTCTCAATTGGGTTTCTTCCACTACTCGACCTGGTATTCTCCACCATCGCCATCACAGCCTTTCCGGGAAGATCCAATTCTCACAACAATCTCTCAAGCTATCACAAACACCCAGTCAAAGCCACTAAACATTTCACTCAAGAAGCTCCTCCCTTCCCTCACAGCCATTCACGTTATCAACCTTATCAATCACAATCCATACTCTCTGTCGCCGCATTCTCTCCTTGCCTTCTTCGACTTCCTCTCTTCACATCCCACTTTTCGCCACACTGTCCAATCGTACTGTGCAATGATACATTTCCTCGTGGAGCACAAGATGGTTCCTCAAGCCCGGTCTATGCTAGCATACCTTGTTTCTCGTAAAGGAAAGGACTCGGCCTCTTCAATTGTGGCTTCGCTGCTTGAGACGAGAGTTACCCACCAATCCAATAATGctgtttttgatgttttgatggaGGTGTATACGGATTCTGGTTTTATACCTGATGCAATCCAGTGTTTCAGATTGGTAAGGAAGAATATTTGTCGAATCCCATATGAGGGTTGTAGGTGTTTGCTTgataaaatgatgaaaatcaggCTGCCAATGGTGGCTTGGCGGTTTTACCTGGAGATTTTAGATTGCGGGTATCCACCAAATGTGTATAATTTTAACATTTTGATGCACAGACTTTGTAAAGAGGGTTCAATTATGGAGGCACAGATGATATTTGATGAAATTGGGAAGCGGGGTTTGCATCCCTCTGTTGTGAGCTTCAATACTTTGATTAACGGATATTGTAAACAGGGAATTTTGGAGGAGGGTTTTAGGTTGAAAGGAGAAATGGAGGAGAAGAGAATCTCCCCTGATGTGTTTACCTACAGTGTTTTGATTAATGGGTTATGCAGGGAGAGTAGGTTGGATGATGCAAATAAGTTGTTTGACGAAATGTGTCAGACGGGTTTGCTTCCTAATAATGTTACTACTACAACATTGATTGACGGGCGTTGCAAGAATGGGAGAATTGACTTGGCCATGGAAATTTATCATCTAATGTTGAAGAAAGGTGTGAGACCTGATTTAATTATGTACAACACACTCATAAATGGCCTTTGCAAAGTTGGGGATTTGAAGGAAGCAAGGAAACTTGTTAGTGAAATGAGTGAAACAGGTATAAAAGCTGACAAGATCACATATACCACTCTCATTGATGGATGTTGCAGGGAAGGAGATGTTGAATCAGCTTTCGAACTTAGGAAGCAAATGGCCAAAGAAGGGATTGAACTTGATGATGTGGCTTTCACAGCCCTGATTTCTGGGTTGTGCAGAGACGGACGTGTTGACAGTGCAGAAATAATTTTGAGGGATATGCTGAAAGCAGGGTTGAAACCTGATGATGCTACCTATACTATGGTCATGGATGGGTTTTGTAAGAAAGGTGATGTTAAGATGGGTTTCAAGTTGCTTAAAGAGATGCAGGGTGATGGACACGTACCAAGTGTGATAACCTATAATGTGCTCATGAATGGCTTGTGCAAACAAGGCCAACTGAAAAATGCTAAGATGTTGTTAGATGCTATGCTTAATTTGGGAGTTGCTCCGGACGACATTACATACAACATTCTACTAGAAGGTCAGTGCAAGCATGGAAATGCAGAAGATATTGATAAATTAAGAAGTGAGAAGGGACTTGTTGCAGACTATGCTTCCTATACTTCCCTAGTTAGTGGGTTGAGTAAAAGTTCAAGAAAACACCAAAAGAGATGA